One Prunus dulcis chromosome 8, ALMONDv2, whole genome shotgun sequence DNA window includes the following coding sequences:
- the LOC117612238 gene encoding protein ALP1-like, with amino-acid sequence MDESFLLMLSNLLHLHNSIDPTTSLLSTTTTSSPSPTSSSSSSTPTSLLTSSSAAPLLFFTIASVLSFIATSRPKPSTATASTSGGASSTTASAMSVSAFRALATEHIWSLEAPLRDAQWRSLYGLSYPVFTTVVEKLRPHIALSNLSLPSDYAVAMVLSRLSHGFSAQTLASRYSLDPYLVSKITNMVTRLLATKLYPEFIKIPVSRRRLIETTQAFEELTSLPNMCGAIDGSPIKLHKHNLPGNYKCKYGYPSVLLEVVADHKKIFWDVCVKAPGGTDDATHFRDSLLYNRLTSGDIVWDKVINVRGHHVRPYIVGDWCYPLLSFLLTPFSPNGMGTPAQNLFDGMLMKGRSVVVEAIGLLKGRWKILQDLNVGLNHVPQTIVACCVLHNLCQIAREPEPELWKDPDESGAPPRVLDSEKSFYYFGESLRQALADDLHQRLSSR; translated from the coding sequence atggatgaatCGTTTTTGCTAATGCTCTCAaatctcctccacctccacaacTCCATCGACCCAACAACCTCCCTCCTctctaccaccaccacctcctccccctcccccacctcctcttcctcctcctccaccccAACCTCTCTCCTCACCTCTTCCTCCGCCGCCCCTCTCCTCTTCTTCACCATCGCCTCCGTCCTCTCCTTCATCGCCACCTCCCGCCCCAAACCTTCCACCGCGACCGCCTCAACCTCCGGCGGCGCCTCCTCCACCACCGCCTCCGCCATGTCCGTCTCCGCCTTCCGAGCCCTCGCCACCGAGCACATCTGGTCCCTCGAAGCCCCTCTCCGCGACGCCCAGTGGCGTTCCCTCTACGGCCTCTCCTACCCCGTCTTCACCACCGTCGTCGAGAAGCTCCGGCCTCACATCGCCCTCTCCAACCTCTCCCTCCCTTCCGACTACGCCGTCGCCATGGTCCTCTCCCGCCTCTCCCATGGCTTCTCCGCGCAAACCCTCGCCTCCCGCTACTCCCTCGACCCTTACCTCGTCTCCAAGATCACCAACATGGTCACCCGCCTCCTCGCCACCAAGCTCTACCCGGAGTTCATCAAGATCCCGGTCTCTCGCCGCAGACTCATCGAGACCACCCAGGCTTTCGAGGAGCTCACATCGCTTCCCAACATGTGTGGCGCCATTGACGGAAGCCCAATCAAGCTCCACAAGCACAACTTGCCTGGAAACTACAAATGCAAATATGGGTACCCTTCGGTTTTGCTTGAAGTTGTGGCTGATCACAAGAAAATCTTCTGGGATGTGTGTGTTAAAGCTCCAGGAGGCACAGACGACGCAACCCATTTTAGAGATAGTCTTTTGTATAATAGGCTGACTTCTGGTGACATTGTTTGGGATAAGGTGATCAATGTGAGGGGTCACCATGTGAGGCCTTACATTGTTGGGGACTGGTGCTATCCCTTGCTGTCTTTTTTGTTGACGCCCTTTTCCCCAAATGGGATGGGAACTCCTGCACAGAACCTGTTCGATGGAATGCTTATGAAGGGAAGGTCTGTTGTGGTTGAAGCAATTGGATTGCTGAAAGGTAGGTGGAAGATTCTGCAGGACCTCAATGTGGGTCTTAATCATGTGCCCCAGACAATTGTTGCTTGTTGTGTGTTGCATAATTTGTGCCAGATTGCGAGAGAGCCTGAACCGGAGCTCTGGAAGGACCCTGATGAGAGTGGGGCGCCACCGAGGGTGCTTGACAGTGAGAAGTCGTTTTACTACTTTGGGGAAAGCTTGAGGCAAGCATTGGCTGATGATTTGCATCAGAGGCTTT
- the LOC117638139 gene encoding zinc finger protein ZOP1-like — protein MTEYWVSQGNKWCDFCKIYISNNPSSIRNHELGQRHKDNVAKKLADMRKEKVAKEKEEKEAERALLQIEAKAKRSYQKDVASFQEARDARAFDVEDDGQEKWQYNSTSGYYYNQSNGFYYDANSGFYYSDAIGKWVAQEEAYANPQFLSNAGYKESILKRPGSTSGAGPATENKGADKSQNGPPPGPVVSASLNPMRSVKGARSSVSVGKRKRQEEKPRAISAQEAAALKAREAARKRVEEREKPLLGLYRPQ, from the exons ATGACTGAG TATTGGGTTAGCCAGGGCAACAAATGGTGTGACTTCTGCAAAATCTACATATCAAACAACCCTTCTAGCATTAGAAATCATGAGCTTGGTCAGCGTCACAAGGATAATGTTGCTAAGAAGCTTGCTGATATGCGAAAAGAGAAAGTTgcaaaagagaaggaagaaaaagaagcagaacGTGCCCTTCTGCAAATTGAAGCA AAAGCTAAGCGCAGCTACCAAAAGGATGTGGCAAGCTTTCAGGAGGCTAGAGATGCCCGGGCATTCGATGTTGAAGATGATGGTCAAGAGA AATGGCAGTATAACAGTACGTCTGGTTATTACTACAATCAAAGTAACGGCTTTTACTATGATGCGAATTCAGGTTTCTACTATTCTGACGCTATAG GAAAGTGGGTGGCACAGGAAGAGGCATATGCGAACCCGCAGTTTTTATCAAATGCTGGATATAAAGAATCCATTTTGAAAAGGCCAGGGTCAACTTCAGGGGCAGGACCAGCTACAGAAAACAAAGGTGCTGATAAATCTCAAAATGGGCCTCCACCTGGGCCAGTGGTCTCAGCTTCTTTAAACCCTATGAGATCTGTTAAAGGTGCTCGTTCGTCGGTTTCTgttggaaagagaaagaggcaAGAGGAGAAGCCAAGGGCTATATCCGCACAAGAAGCAGCTGCACTTAAAGCGAGGGAGGCTGCAAGGAAGAgagttgaagagagagagaaaccatTACTTGGTCTTTACCGGCCGCAGTGA